The following is a genomic window from Deltaproteobacteria bacterium PRO3.
AGCGGACGGCGCAACACCGCCTTCCTGAAGTCCTTTTTGAAACAGGTGCGCCACCCCGAAGAGCGCCTCGCCGACCTCCAAGCCCAGCTCTCCGCCAACCGCAGCGGTCGCCTGCGGCTTTTGGAGCTCGTGGCCGAATACGGCGCGCCCAAGGTCCTGACGGCCCTGCGCGCCACGCGCGACTACGAGTCGCGGATCACCCGGGAGGCCCTGCGGAAGATCCCTCGCGGCTCCTATCGCTTCGCGGACTACTTGGACGACGATGGCTTCTCGCCCGAGCCCGTCAAGATCGCCGTCGCGATTCGGGCCGGCCGCGACGGGGTCCTCGTCGATTTCTCCGAATCGGCCCCTCAGGTCGCGGGACCGCTCAACGCCACCTACGCGATCACGCTCTCCGCCGTGGCCTACGCCTTCCGCTGCCTCGTCTTGGCCCTGACCGGCGAGGACTGTCTCTCGCTACGCGATATCCGCGTCCGCACCCGGTCCGGCAGCGTCGTCGACGCGCGCTATCCCGCGCCCGTCGCCGGCGGCAACGTCGAGACCAGCCAGCGCCTGGTCGACGTCCTGTTCGGGGCCCTGGCGCGGGCCTTGCCCGGCCTTTTCCCGGCGGCGAGCCAAGGCACGATGAACAACGTGGCCTTCGGCAACGAGCGATTTTCCTACTACGAGACCCTCGCTGGCGGCTGCGGCGCGGGTCCCCGCGGCCCGGGCCTAAGCGGCACCCACAGCCACATGACCAACACCCTCAACACGCCGATCGAGGCTCTCGAGAATTCCCTGCCGATCCGCATCCAGGGCTACCGGCTGCGCCGCGGCTCCGGCGGCCGCGGAAAATTCTCCGGCGGCGAGGGCCTGGAGCGCGAATACCTGTTTTTGGAAAAAACGCAGGTGTCCATGCTGAGCGAGCGCCGCGTCTTGG
Proteins encoded in this region:
- a CDS encoding hydantoinase B/oxoprolinase family protein codes for the protein MGPIELEIFRNRFAAICEEMGADLGRSAFSPNIKERRDYSCAIFDARGELIAQAAHIPVHLGSMALSVRAALRKFRLRPGDTAILNDPYAGGTHLPDITLVAPVVLLPRRGPSRASPTFYVANRAHHSDVGGRSPGSMALASRLEDEGVVIPPTLLERSGRRNTAFLKSFLKQVRHPEERLADLQAQLSANRSGRLRLLELVAEYGAPKVLTALRATRDYESRITREALRKIPRGSYRFADYLDDDGFSPEPVKIAVAIRAGRDGVLVDFSESAPQVAGPLNATYAITLSAVAYAFRCLVLALTGEDCLSLRDIRVRTRSGSVVDARYPAPVAGGNVETSQRLVDVLFGALARALPGLFPAASQGTMNNVAFGNERFSYYETLAGGCGAGPRGPGLSGTHSHMTNTLNTPIEALENSLPIRIQGYRLRRGSGGRGKFSGGEGLEREYLFLEKTQVSMLSERRVLAPYGLRGGGPGQVGANWLGNAEPAKNPPRLTFKLPSKFERVFQAGETLRVETPGGGAFGKKGRLTR